Proteins found in one Miscanthus floridulus cultivar M001 chromosome 4, ASM1932011v1, whole genome shotgun sequence genomic segment:
- the LOC136548319 gene encoding uncharacterized protein: MSKCYTRWIHHGEEDLDVGQDDDGEVAVVPEDMPWDGNEQSTLDEEGQVEHVIEDSARGVQGIIEDLHAAASHGFGGNLYKEIMEEARRELYPGCTEESRLTFIIKLLHIKVYNRITTSGFDAFLALLSSSLKNVPGLPKSYNEMKALLRKLGFGYVSIDVCKYDCALFWKDHEADEHCPVCGFTRWKVNKEGRKKVPHKVLRYFPIIPRLQRLFMSKQRAQYARWHKEKRAPVDNEMRHPADGEAWKEFDEHFKSFADDPRSLRLAIATDGFNPFGQMTNSYSIWPVIVVPYNWPPWMCMDQSNYMLALLIPGKKSPGKDFHVFMQPLIEDLITLWGGVRTYDAVEGKDFRLRAAILWAINDYPALGTLSGRTTRGYFSCVHCDENPCSECLRNKIGFIGHRRFLTQDHRWRKNKTFDGHHESREQPRKFTADEVMARLDEIIYVPGKNPDMPKSRKRRRNGEPVWHLKVSLYDLPYWSKLKLQYNLDVMHIEKNICDNILSTLLNIPHKTKDTVAARLDLEDRAALRGLVRKDVYEVIAELGSLYREELEHQQVNDIEKVMSKQFAAWFEKHITRLKCQGTTHIDEDLYSLACRPINRVRSYTACVINGVRYHTKAREEHRKTQNSTIKTGGTHTDGTIDFYGTITDIIELTYAKNSKGNRTVILLRCEWYNLEGRAYKMKDDGYFKSINIQGRWYKNDPFILATEAEQVFFLEDTKLGPSWRVVQDFGHRHIFNVEESNTNQPIHEQVQMRCQEAYQEENTSSRDGIVGDIYPELDLLHMDQPGSPVSRDLVESIRRQEHILHGEETYDEDEDDEDETFLEYHSPDEGNMSDEDIDDD; encoded by the exons AGGAAGATCTTGATGTTGGTCAAGATGATGATGGAGAAGTTGctgttgtacctgaagatatgccATGGGATGGAAATGAACAGTCAACACTTGATGAGGAAGGACAAGTTGAACATGTCATAGAAGATAGTGCACGGGGAGTTCAGGGGATCATTGAAGATTTGCATGCGGCAGCAAGCCATGGCTTTGGCGGTAACTTATATAAAGAAATCATGGAAGAGGCAAGGCGTGAACTTTATCCAGGTTGCACCGAGGAGTCTAGGCTTACTTTCATTATTAAGCTGCTGCATATAAAAGTGTACAATCGGATAACAACATCTGGGTTTGATGCATTCCTTGCATTGCTTTCATCATCTTTGAAGAATGTGCCCGGCCTTCCTAAGTCATATAATGAAATGAAAGCCCTGCTTCGGAAGCTTGGTTTTGGTTATGTGTCTATTGATGTGTGCAAGTATGATTGTGCCTTATTTTGGAAAGACCATGAAGCCGATGAGCATTGCCCAGTTTGTGGATTCACAAGATGGAAAGTGAACAAGGAAGGCAGAAAGAAAGTTCCTCACAAGGTCCTTCGTTACTTTCCAATTATTCCACGCCTACAAAGGCTATTTATGTCAAAGCAACGGGCACAATATGCAAGATGGCACAAGGAAAAGAGGGCACCAGTTGATAATGAAATGAGACATCCTGCTGATGGGGAAGCTTGGAAAGAATTTGATGAGCATTTCAAGTCTTTTGCAGATGATCCACGCAGTTTGAGGTTAGCCATTGCTACAGATGGATTTAACCCATTTGGGCAGATGACCAATTCATATAGCATCTGGCCAGTGATAGTAGTTCCCTACAATTGGCCACCATGGATGTGTATGGATCAGTCCAATTATATGCTTGCTTTGCTAATTCCAGGGAAAAAGTCGCCGGGCAAAGATTTCCATGTGTTCATGCAGCCTCTAATAGAAGACTTGATTACTCTTTGGGGTGGTGTCCGTACTTATGATGCTGTTGAAGGCAAAGATTTTAGACTGCGTGCAGCAATTCTGTGGGCAATCAATGACTACCCTGCATTAGGCACCTTGTCAGGTAGAACCACAAGGGGTTACTTTTCATGTGTGCATTGTGATGAGAACCCATGTTCTGAATGCTTGAGAAATAAGATTGGTTTCATAGGCCATAGACGTTTCCTTACACAAGATCATCGCTGGAGGAAAAACAAAACTTTTGATGGCCACCATGAAAGTAGAGAGCAGCCAAGGAAATTTACTGCAGATGAGGTTATGGCAAGGTTGGATGAAATTATCTATGTTCCAGGCAAGAATCCAGATATGCCAAAATCAAGAAAAAGACGCCGTAACGGAGAACCAGTTTGGCATTTGAAGGTCAGCTTGTATGACTTGCCATATTGGTCAAAATTGAAGCTTCAGTACAACcttgatgtcatgcacatagAGAAAAACATATGTGACAACATTTTGTCAACTCTACTTAATATTCCTCACAAGACAAAGGACACAGTCGCTGCTAGACTAGATTTGGAAGACAGAG CTGCCCTTCGTGGTTTGGTGCGCAAAGATGTATATGAAGTAATAGCTGAATTAGGAAG CTTGTACAGGGAAGAATTAGAACACCAACAAGTCAATGATATTGAAAAAGTGATGTCAAAACAATTCGCTGCATGGTTCGAGAAACAT ATCACCAGATTGAAATGCCAAGGCACAACTCACATTGATGAAGACCTATACTCACTTGCATGTCGGCCGATCAACCGTGTGCGTTCATACACAGCATGTGTAATCAATGGGGTAAGGTACCACACTAAGGCTCGTGAGGAACATAGGAAGACACAAAACTCCACCATAAAAACTGGAGGTACTCACACAGATGGCACAATTGACTTCTATGGCACAATCACAGACATTATTGAGTTGACTTATGCTAAGAACAGCAAAGGAAATAGGACTGTTATCTTATTGCGGTGTGAATGGTACAATCTTGAGGGAAGGGCAtacaagatgaaagatgatggttaTTTCAAGAGTATTAACATCCAAGGCCGATGGTATAAGAATGACCCTTTCATTCTAGCCACAGAAGCTGAACAAGTATTTTTCTTGGAAGATACAAAGTTAGGTCCATCCTGGAGAGTGGTACAAGATTTTGGCCACCGACATATTTTTAATGTTGAAGAGTCCAACACAAACCAACCAATCCATGAACAAGTCCAGATGAGATGTCAGGAGGCATACCAAGAGGAGAATACTTCTTCCAGAGATGGTATAGTTGGGGACATTTATCCTGAATTGGATTTGCTGCACATGGATCAACCAGGCAGCCCTGTCAGTAGAGACCTTGTCGAGAGCATCCGTCGACAGGAACATATACTTCACGGTGAGGAAACATACGACGAAGATGAAGATGACGAAGATGAAACCTTCCTTGAGTACCATAGTCCAGATGAAGGAAATATGTCTGATGAAGACATTGATGATGACTAA